A window of the Cynocephalus volans isolate mCynVol1 chromosome 10, mCynVol1.pri, whole genome shotgun sequence genome harbors these coding sequences:
- the WDR81 gene encoding WD repeat-containing protein 81 isoform X3, which produces MAQGSREREVALTTRAEVCFPPPNPEMEELLRSVERDLNIDARQLAPAPGGTHVVALVPVRWLASLRERRLPLGPCPRAEGLAEAEVRTLLQRSVQRLPLGWTRVEVHGLRKRRLFYPLGGGLPFEERSCSSETLSLFMQEVAAQNYRNLWRHAYRTYGQPYSHSPAPSAVPALDSVRQALQRVYGCSFLPVGEASQCPSYARDGPCSPRGSPVCPSLLPAEALLESLEMLYVVHPYVQFSLHDVVTFSPAKLINSQAKVLFILFRVLRAMDACHRQGLACGALSLHHIAVDEKLCSELRLDLSAFERPKENEKEEIPVARDGEGIKSKEEGGRGPGCPTCQEELRGLVVDWVHGRISNFYYLMQLNRLAGRRQGDPNYHPVLPWVVDFTMPHGRFRDLRKSKFRLNKGDKQLDFTYEMTRQAFVAGGAGGGEPPHVPHHISDVLSDITYYVYKARRTPRSVLCGHVRAQWEPHEYPASMERMQNWTPDECIPEFYTDPSIFCSIHPDMPDLDVPSWCSSNQEFVAAHQALLESREVSQDLHHWIDLTFGYKLQGKEAVKEKNVCLHLVDAHTHLTSYGVVQLFDQPHPQRLAGAPALAPEPPLIPRLLVQTIQETTGREDFPGQLTNGVNRLVLEATPCETGWTRDRPVAVEDDLEQATEALDSISLAGKAGDQLGSSSGQVSPGLLSFSAATASRPGRRSKAVGPDFGEAEEGKIFLPEGFNPLQSLEELEKMGNFLAKGLGSQLEVPEQSQVQPPVQLQDLFHRDMQALGVLLAEMVFATRVRILPPDAPLWVRFEAVWGLCARHPKEVPVSLQPVLDTLLQLSGPEGSMVAERGKQDPLFEYRPVSQGLPPPCPAQLLSPFSSVVPFPPYFPALHKFILLYQARRVEDEAQGRELVFALWQQLGAVLSDITPEGLEILLPFVLSLMSEEHTAVYTAWYLFEPVAKALGPKNANKYLLKPLIGAYESPCRLHGRFYLYTDCFVAQLMVRLGLQAFLVHLLPHVLQVLAGVEASQEESKGLVGVAEDEESGLPGAGPSSCAFGEEIQMDGEPAASSGLELLDYTSGVSFHDQADLPETEDFQAGLYVAESPQPQEAEAVSLGRLSDKSSTSETSLGEERVADEGGIPVDKSSVRSGDSSQDLKQSEGSEEEEEEEEEDCVVLEEEEVEQDEVTGESELTLSDTVLSMETVVAGGGGGDEEEEEPLTEQSEGKEQKILLDTACKMVRWLSAKLGPTVASRHVARNLLRLLTSCYVGPTGQQFTVSSGESPPLSAGNIYQKRPVLGDIVSGPVLSCLLHIAHLYGEPVLTYQYLPYISYLVAPGSSSGPSRLNSRKEAGLLAAVTLTQKIIVYLSDTTLMDILPRISHEVLLPVLSFLTSLVTGFPSGAQARTVLCMKTISLIALICLRIGQEMVQQHLSEPVATFFQVFSQLHELQQQDLKLDPAGHSEGQLPEVALSDGQQRPVDPIVLDELQKVFTLEMAYTIYVPFSCLLGDIIRKIIPNHELVGELAGLYLESISPSRRNPASVEPTVPSTSPEWDPQGGVFPQDDGHSGTFGSVLIGNRIQIPNDSQPESPGPLGPISGVGGGGLSSRSEDNALKQELPRSAHGLSGNWLAYWQYEIGVSQQDAHFHFHQIRLQSFPGHSGAVKCLAPLSNEDFFLSGSKDRTVRLWPLYNYGDGTSETAPRLVYTQHRKSVFYVGQLEALQYVVSCDGSVHVWDPFTGERAQGRLSAQWSRWTAGCP; this is translated from the exons ATGGCCCAGGGGAGCAGAGAGCGGGAAGTCGCTCTTACCACCCGGGCCGAGGTCTGTTTCCCGCCCCCAAACCCCGAAATGGAAGAGCTGCTCCGTAGCGTGGAGAGGGACCTGAACATCGATGCTCGGCAGCTGGCTCCGGCCCCGGGGGGCACGCACGTGGTGGCCCTAGTGCCCGTTCGCTGGCTGGCCAGCCTCCGTGAGCGCCGGCTGCCCCTGGGACCCTGCCCCCGGGCAGAAGGCCTGGCAGAAGCGGAAGTAAGGACTCTCCTGCAACGCTCGGTGCAGAGGCTGCCTCTGGGCTGGACGCGCGTGGAGGTGCATGGGCTGCGGAAACGGAGACTGTTCTACCCGCTGGGCGGGGGCCTGCCCTTTGAGGAGAGGTCCTGCAGCTCAGAGACCCTCAGTCTCTTCATGCAGGAGGTGGCTGCCCAGAATTACCGCAACCTGTGGCGCCATGCATACCGCACTTATGGGCAGCCCTACAGTCATAGCCCTGCCCCTTCAGCTGTCCCTGCCCTGGACTCAGTACGACAGGCTCTGCAGAGGGTCTATGGTTGCTCCTTCCTGCCAGTGGGTGAAGCTAGTCAATGCCCATCATATGCCAGAGATGGCCCCTGTTCCCCACGGGGCAGCCCTGTCTGCCCCAGTCTTTTGCCAGCTGAGGCCCTGCTGGAGTCGCTGGAGATGCTATATGTGGTACACCCTTACGTGCAGTTCTCCCTACATGATGTGGTCACCTTCAGCCCTGCCAAGCTGATCAACAGCCAAGCTAAGGTGCTCTTCATTCTCTTCCGTGTGCTAAGGGCCATGGATGCCTGTCATCGCCAGGGGCTGGCTTGTGGGGCCCTGTCTTTGCACCACATCGCTGTGGATGAGAAGCTTTGCAGTGAGCTCCGGCTGGACCTGAGTGCTTTTGAGAGGCCCAAGGAGAATGAGAAGGAGGAGATCCCTGTAGCAAGGGATGGGGAAGGCATTAAGTCTAaagaggaggggggaaggggaccTGGGTGTCCCACATGCCAGGAGGAGCTTAGGGGCCTTGTGGTAGACTGGGTCCATGGCCGCATCAGCAACTTCTACTACCTCATGCAGCTGAATCGATTGGCAGGTCGGCGGCAGGGGGATCCCAACTACCACCCAGTGCTGCCCTGGGTGGTGGACTTCACCATGCCCCATGGGCGCTTCCGTGACCTGCGCAAGTCCAAGTTCCGACTCAACAAGGGGGATAAGCAACTGGACTTCACATATGAGATGACTCGGCAGGCATTTGTAGCAGGTGGTGCAGGTGGTGGGGAGCCACCCCATGTTCCTCACCACATTTCAGACGTACTCTCCGACATCACATACTATGTGTACAAGGCTCGGCGCACTCCCCGGTCAGTGCTCTGTGGACATGTCCGAGCACAATGGGAGCCCCATGAATATCCCGCCAGCATGGAGCGTATGCAGAACTGGACACCCGATGAGTGTATCCCTGAGTTCTACACCGATCCGTCTATCTTCTGCTCCATCCACCCTGACATGCCTGACCTGGATGTGCCATCCTGGTGCAGCTCCAACCAGGAGTTTGTGGCTGCCCACCAAGCGCTGCTAGAGAGCCGTGAGGTGTCCCAGGACCTGCACCACTGGATTGACCTCACCTTTGGCTACAAACTCCAGGGCAAGGAggctgtgaaggaaaaaaatgtgtgtctGCACCTGGTGGATGCCCACACCCACCTGACCAGCTATGGCGTGGTGCAGCTCTTTGATCAGCCGCACCCTCAGCGCCTGGCTGGGGCTCCTGCCCTTGCCCCTGAGCCACCGCTCATCCCTAGGCTGTTAGTTCAGACCATCCAGGAGACCACAGGCCGGGAGGACTTCCCAGGACAACTTACAAATGGGGTCAATAGGCTGGTTTTGGAGGCCACTCCCTGTGAGACTGGCTGGACAAGAGATAGGCCTGTGGCAGTGGAGGATGACTTGGAGCAGGCCACAGAAGCTCTGGATTCCATCTCCCTTGCTGGAAAAGCAGGTGATCAGCTGGGCTCCTCCTCTGGTCAAGTGTCCCCTGGCCTCCTGTCTTTCTCAGCGGCCACAGCGTCTCGACCAGGCCGCAGGAGCAAAGCTGTTGGGCCAGACTTTGGGGAGGCTGAGGAGGGAAAGATCTTTCTTCCTGAGGGCTTCAATCCCCTGCAATCTCTGGAGGAACTGGAGAAAATGGGCAACTTCCTGGCCAAAGGCCTAGGGAGTCAGTTGGAGGTACCTGAGCAGTCCCAGGTCCAGCCACCTGTGCAGCTACAGGACCTCTTCCATCGGGACATGCAGGCACTGGGAGTCCTGTTGGCTGAGATGGTGTTTGCCACAAGGGTCCGGATACTGCCACCTGATGCACCTTTGTGGGTACGCTTTGAGGCTGTTTGGGGGCTCTGTGCACGCCACCCCAAGGAGGTCCCTGTGTCTCTGCAGCCCGTGCTGGACACACTCCTGCAGCTGAGTGGACCTGAAGGCTCCATGGTAGCGGAGAGGGGCAAGCAGGACCCACTGTTTGAGTACAGACCTGTCTCTCAGGGATtgcccccaccctgcccagcccagctccTCAGCCCCTTCAGCTCCGTGGTTCCCTTCCCTCCATACTTCCCGGCGCTGCACAAGTTCATTCTCCTGTACCAAGCGAGGCGTGTAGAGGATGAGGCCCAGGGACGGGAGCTGGTATTTGCTCTGTGGCAGCAACTGGGTGCAGTGCTGAGTGACATTACCCCTGAAGGCCTAGAGATCCTGCTGCCTTTCGTGCTGTCACTCATGTCAGAGGAGCACACGGCTGTGTACACGGCCTGGTACCTATTTGAACCTGTTGCCAAGGCACTAGGCCCCAAAAATGCCAATAAGTACCTCCTGAAGCCTCTTATTGGCGCTTACGAGAGCCCCTGCCGGCTACATGGCCGCTTCTACTTGTACACTGACTGCTTTGTGGCCCAGCTGATGGTGCGGCTGGGCCTCCAGGCCTTTCTTGTCCACCTGCTGCCACATGTCCTGCAGGTGCTGGCTGGTGTGGAAGCCTCCCAGGAGGAAAGCAAGGGCCTGGTGGGGGTTGCCGAGGATGAGGAAAGTGGGCTCCCAGGGGCTGGGCCCAGCTCCTGTGCCTTTGGGGAGGAGATTCAGATGGACGGGGAGCCTGCTGCCTCCTCGGGCCTGGAGCTACTGGACTACACATCTGGTGTCAGCTTCCACGACCAGGCCGACCTTCCTGAGACAGAAGACTTCCAAGCCGGGCTCTACGTGGCTGAGTCTCCACAGCCCCAGGAGGCTGAGGCTGTGAGCCTGGGCCGGCTGAGCGACAAGAGCAGTACCAGCGAGACCTCCCTGGGCGAGGAGCGGGTTGCAGACGAGGGGGGTATCCCTGTGGACAAGAGTAGCGTCAGGTCAGGGGACAGCAGCCAGGACTTGAAGCAaagtgagggctcagaagaggaagaggaggaggaggaggaagactgtGTGgtgttggaggaggaggaggtggagcaGGACGAGGTCACTGGGGAATCTGAGCTCACTCTGTCCGACACGGTGCTATCTATGGAGACAGTTGTGGCTGGTGGCGGTGGGGGAGACGAGGAAGAAGAGGAACCACTGACCGAGCAGTCAGAAGGCAAAGAACAGAAGATCCTCCTTG ATACAGCCTGCAAGATGGTTCGCTGGCTGTCGGCCAAGCTTGGCCCCACAGTGGCCTCTCGCCACGTGGCCCGGAACCTGCTCCGCCTGCTGACGTCATGTTATGTTG GGCCCACTGGGCAGCAGTTCACGGTGAGCAGTGGCGAAAGCCCCCCACTGAGTGCCGGCAACATCTACCAGAAGAGGCCAGTACTAGGCGACATAGTATCGGGGCCTGTGCTCAGCTGCCTCCTCCACATCGCCCACCTGTATGGGGAGCCCGTCCTTACCTATCAGTACCTGCCCTACATCAGCTACCTG GTGGCCCCAGGTAGCTCCTCAGGCCCCAGCCGACTGAACAGCCGTAAGGAGGCAGGGCTGCTGGCCGCAGTGACACTGACTCAGAAGATCATCGTGTACCTCTCAGACACCACCCTCATGGACATCCTGCCCCGGATCAGCCACGAGGTCTTGCTGCCCGTGCTCAGCTTCCTCACATCCCTCGTCACAGG GTTCCCAAGTGGGGCCCAGGCCCGGACTGTGCTGTGTATGAAAACCATCAGCCTCATCGCCCTTATCTGCCTGCGTATCGGACAGGAGATGGTCCAGCAGCACCTGAGTGAGCCCGTGGCCACCTTCTTTCAAGTCTTCTCTCAGCTGCATGAGCTTCAGCAGCAG GATCTGAAGCTGGATCCCGCAGGCCACAGTGAGGGCCAGCTGCCGGAGGTGGCTCTCTCTGATGGGCAGCAGCGGCCCGTGGACCCCATTGTGCTGGACGAGCTGCAGAAGGTGTTCACCTTGGAGATGGCATACACGATCTACGTGCCCTTCTCCTGCCTGTTGG GTGACATCATCCGGAAAATCATCCCCAACCATGAGCTAGTTGGGGAGCTGGCGGGGCTGTATTTGGAGAGCATCAGCCCAAGCAGGCGCAACCCTGCCAGTGTGGAGCCCACCGTGCCCAGCACCAGCCCTGAGTGGGACCCTCAGGGTGGGGTCTTCCCCCAGGATGATGGCCACTCAGGAACCTTTGGGAGTGTCCTGATTGGGAATCGCATCCAGATCCCCAATGACTCTCAGCCTGAGAGCCCGGGCCCCCTGGGCCCCATCtctggggtgggtggtgggggccTAAGCAGCAGAAGCGAGGACAACGCCCTGAAGCAGGAGCTTCCGCGGAGTGCCCATGGACTGAGTGGGAACTGGCTGGCGTACTGGCAGTATGAGATTGGTGTGAGCCAGCAGGATGCCCACTTCCACTTCCACCAGATCCGCCTGCAGAGCTTCCCCGGCCACTCAGGGGCTGTCAAGTGTTTGGCGCCCCTGAGCAACGAGGACTTCTTCCTGAGTGGCAGCAAGGATCGTACTGTGCGCCTCTGGCCACTGTACAACTATGGCGATGGTACCAGTGAGACAGCCCCACGCCTTGTCTACACCCAGCATCGCAAGAGTGTCTTCTATGTGGGCCAGCTTGAGGCCCTGCAATATGTGGTGAGCTGTGATGGGTCTGTGCACGTCTGGGACCCCTTCACAGGTGAGCGGGCCCAG GGAAGACTCTCCGCACAGTGGAGCCGTTGGACAGCCGGGTGCCCCTGA
- the WDR81 gene encoding WD repeat-containing protein 81 isoform X2 → MAQGSREREVALTTRAEVCFPPPNPEMEELLRSVERDLNIDARQLAPAPGGTHVVALVPVRWLASLRERRLPLGPCPRAEGLAEAEVRTLLQRSVQRLPLGWTRVEVHGLRKRRLFYPLGGGLPFEERSCSSETLSLFMQEVAAQNYRNLWRHAYRTYGQPYSHSPAPSAVPALDSVRQALQRVYGCSFLPVGEASQCPSYARDGPCSPRGSPVCPSLLPAEALLESLEMLYVVHPYVQFSLHDVVTFSPAKLINSQAKVLFILFRVLRAMDACHRQGLACGALSLHHIAVDEKLCSELRLDLSAFERPKENEKEEIPVARDGEGIKSKEEGGRGPGCPTCQEELRGLVVDWVHGRISNFYYLMQLNRLAGRRQGDPNYHPVLPWVVDFTMPHGRFRDLRKSKFRLNKGDKQLDFTYEMTRQAFVAGGAGGGEPPHVPHHISDVLSDITYYVYKARRTPRSVLCGHVRAQWEPHEYPASMERMQNWTPDECIPEFYTDPSIFCSIHPDMPDLDVPSWCSSNQEFVAAHQALLESREVSQDLHHWIDLTFGYKLQGKEAVKEKNVCLHLVDAHTHLTSYGVVQLFDQPHPQRLAGAPALAPEPPLIPRLLVQTIQETTGREDFPGQLTNGVNRLVLEATPCETGWTRDRPVAVEDDLEQATEALDSISLAGKAGDQLGSSSGQVSPGLLSFSAATASRPGRRSKAVGPDFGEAEEGKIFLPEGFNPLQSLEELEKMGNFLAKGLGSQLEVPEQSQVQPPVQLQDLFHRDMQALGVLLAEMVFATRVRILPPDAPLWVRFEAVWGLCARHPKEVPVSLQPVLDTLLQLSGPEGSMVAERGKQDPLFEYRPVSQGLPPPCPAQLLSPFSSVVPFPPYFPALHKFILLYQARRVEDEAQGRELVFALWQQLGAVLSDITPEGLEILLPFVLSLMSEEHTAVYTAWYLFEPVAKALGPKNANKYLLKPLIGAYESPCRLHGRFYLYTDCFVAQLMVRLGLQAFLVHLLPHVLQVLAGVEASQEESKGLVGVAEDEESGLPGAGPSSCAFGEEIQMDGEPAASSGLELLDYTSGVSFHDQADLPETEDFQAGLYVAESPQPQEAEAVSLGRLSDKSSTSETSLGEERVADEGGIPVDKSSVRSGDSSQDLKQSEGSEEEEEEEEEDCVVLEEEEVEQDEVTGESELTLSDTVLSMETVVAGGGGGDEEEEEPLTEQSEGKEQKILLDTACKMVRWLSAKLGPTVASRHVARNLLRLLTSCYVGPTGQQFTVSSGESPPLSAGNIYQKRPVLGDIVSGPVLSCLLHIAHLYGEPVLTYQYLPYISYLVAPGSSSGPSRLNSRKEAGLLAAVTLTQKIIVYLSDTTLMDILPRISHEVLLPVLSFLTSLVTGFPSGAQARTVLCMKTISLIALICLRIGQEMVQQHLSEPVATFFQVFSQLHELQQQDLKLDPAGHSEGQLPEVALSDGQQRPVDPIVLDELQKVFTLEMAYTIYVPFSCLLGDIIRKIIPNHELVGELAGLYLESISPSRRNPASVEPTVPSTSPEWDPQGGVFPQDDGHSGTFGSVLIGNRIQIPNDSQPESPGPLGPISGVGGGGLSSRSEDNALKQELPRSAHGLSGNWLAYWQYEIGVSQQDAHFHFHQIRLQSFPGHSGAVKCLAPLSNEDFFLSGSKDRTVRLWPLYNYGDGTSETAPRLVYTQHRKSVFYVGQLEALQYVVSCDGSVHVWDPFTGKTLRTVEPLDSRVPLTAVVVMPAPHTSITMASSDSTLRFVDCRKPGLQAVEGSVLVSSSSDHSLTVWKELEQKPTHHYKSASDPIHTFDLYGSEVVTGTVANKIGVCSLLEPPSQATTKLSSENFRGTLTSLALLPTKRHLLLGSDNGVIRLLA, encoded by the exons ATGGCCCAGGGGAGCAGAGAGCGGGAAGTCGCTCTTACCACCCGGGCCGAGGTCTGTTTCCCGCCCCCAAACCCCGAAATGGAAGAGCTGCTCCGTAGCGTGGAGAGGGACCTGAACATCGATGCTCGGCAGCTGGCTCCGGCCCCGGGGGGCACGCACGTGGTGGCCCTAGTGCCCGTTCGCTGGCTGGCCAGCCTCCGTGAGCGCCGGCTGCCCCTGGGACCCTGCCCCCGGGCAGAAGGCCTGGCAGAAGCGGAAGTAAGGACTCTCCTGCAACGCTCGGTGCAGAGGCTGCCTCTGGGCTGGACGCGCGTGGAGGTGCATGGGCTGCGGAAACGGAGACTGTTCTACCCGCTGGGCGGGGGCCTGCCCTTTGAGGAGAGGTCCTGCAGCTCAGAGACCCTCAGTCTCTTCATGCAGGAGGTGGCTGCCCAGAATTACCGCAACCTGTGGCGCCATGCATACCGCACTTATGGGCAGCCCTACAGTCATAGCCCTGCCCCTTCAGCTGTCCCTGCCCTGGACTCAGTACGACAGGCTCTGCAGAGGGTCTATGGTTGCTCCTTCCTGCCAGTGGGTGAAGCTAGTCAATGCCCATCATATGCCAGAGATGGCCCCTGTTCCCCACGGGGCAGCCCTGTCTGCCCCAGTCTTTTGCCAGCTGAGGCCCTGCTGGAGTCGCTGGAGATGCTATATGTGGTACACCCTTACGTGCAGTTCTCCCTACATGATGTGGTCACCTTCAGCCCTGCCAAGCTGATCAACAGCCAAGCTAAGGTGCTCTTCATTCTCTTCCGTGTGCTAAGGGCCATGGATGCCTGTCATCGCCAGGGGCTGGCTTGTGGGGCCCTGTCTTTGCACCACATCGCTGTGGATGAGAAGCTTTGCAGTGAGCTCCGGCTGGACCTGAGTGCTTTTGAGAGGCCCAAGGAGAATGAGAAGGAGGAGATCCCTGTAGCAAGGGATGGGGAAGGCATTAAGTCTAaagaggaggggggaaggggaccTGGGTGTCCCACATGCCAGGAGGAGCTTAGGGGCCTTGTGGTAGACTGGGTCCATGGCCGCATCAGCAACTTCTACTACCTCATGCAGCTGAATCGATTGGCAGGTCGGCGGCAGGGGGATCCCAACTACCACCCAGTGCTGCCCTGGGTGGTGGACTTCACCATGCCCCATGGGCGCTTCCGTGACCTGCGCAAGTCCAAGTTCCGACTCAACAAGGGGGATAAGCAACTGGACTTCACATATGAGATGACTCGGCAGGCATTTGTAGCAGGTGGTGCAGGTGGTGGGGAGCCACCCCATGTTCCTCACCACATTTCAGACGTACTCTCCGACATCACATACTATGTGTACAAGGCTCGGCGCACTCCCCGGTCAGTGCTCTGTGGACATGTCCGAGCACAATGGGAGCCCCATGAATATCCCGCCAGCATGGAGCGTATGCAGAACTGGACACCCGATGAGTGTATCCCTGAGTTCTACACCGATCCGTCTATCTTCTGCTCCATCCACCCTGACATGCCTGACCTGGATGTGCCATCCTGGTGCAGCTCCAACCAGGAGTTTGTGGCTGCCCACCAAGCGCTGCTAGAGAGCCGTGAGGTGTCCCAGGACCTGCACCACTGGATTGACCTCACCTTTGGCTACAAACTCCAGGGCAAGGAggctgtgaaggaaaaaaatgtgtgtctGCACCTGGTGGATGCCCACACCCACCTGACCAGCTATGGCGTGGTGCAGCTCTTTGATCAGCCGCACCCTCAGCGCCTGGCTGGGGCTCCTGCCCTTGCCCCTGAGCCACCGCTCATCCCTAGGCTGTTAGTTCAGACCATCCAGGAGACCACAGGCCGGGAGGACTTCCCAGGACAACTTACAAATGGGGTCAATAGGCTGGTTTTGGAGGCCACTCCCTGTGAGACTGGCTGGACAAGAGATAGGCCTGTGGCAGTGGAGGATGACTTGGAGCAGGCCACAGAAGCTCTGGATTCCATCTCCCTTGCTGGAAAAGCAGGTGATCAGCTGGGCTCCTCCTCTGGTCAAGTGTCCCCTGGCCTCCTGTCTTTCTCAGCGGCCACAGCGTCTCGACCAGGCCGCAGGAGCAAAGCTGTTGGGCCAGACTTTGGGGAGGCTGAGGAGGGAAAGATCTTTCTTCCTGAGGGCTTCAATCCCCTGCAATCTCTGGAGGAACTGGAGAAAATGGGCAACTTCCTGGCCAAAGGCCTAGGGAGTCAGTTGGAGGTACCTGAGCAGTCCCAGGTCCAGCCACCTGTGCAGCTACAGGACCTCTTCCATCGGGACATGCAGGCACTGGGAGTCCTGTTGGCTGAGATGGTGTTTGCCACAAGGGTCCGGATACTGCCACCTGATGCACCTTTGTGGGTACGCTTTGAGGCTGTTTGGGGGCTCTGTGCACGCCACCCCAAGGAGGTCCCTGTGTCTCTGCAGCCCGTGCTGGACACACTCCTGCAGCTGAGTGGACCTGAAGGCTCCATGGTAGCGGAGAGGGGCAAGCAGGACCCACTGTTTGAGTACAGACCTGTCTCTCAGGGATtgcccccaccctgcccagcccagctccTCAGCCCCTTCAGCTCCGTGGTTCCCTTCCCTCCATACTTCCCGGCGCTGCACAAGTTCATTCTCCTGTACCAAGCGAGGCGTGTAGAGGATGAGGCCCAGGGACGGGAGCTGGTATTTGCTCTGTGGCAGCAACTGGGTGCAGTGCTGAGTGACATTACCCCTGAAGGCCTAGAGATCCTGCTGCCTTTCGTGCTGTCACTCATGTCAGAGGAGCACACGGCTGTGTACACGGCCTGGTACCTATTTGAACCTGTTGCCAAGGCACTAGGCCCCAAAAATGCCAATAAGTACCTCCTGAAGCCTCTTATTGGCGCTTACGAGAGCCCCTGCCGGCTACATGGCCGCTTCTACTTGTACACTGACTGCTTTGTGGCCCAGCTGATGGTGCGGCTGGGCCTCCAGGCCTTTCTTGTCCACCTGCTGCCACATGTCCTGCAGGTGCTGGCTGGTGTGGAAGCCTCCCAGGAGGAAAGCAAGGGCCTGGTGGGGGTTGCCGAGGATGAGGAAAGTGGGCTCCCAGGGGCTGGGCCCAGCTCCTGTGCCTTTGGGGAGGAGATTCAGATGGACGGGGAGCCTGCTGCCTCCTCGGGCCTGGAGCTACTGGACTACACATCTGGTGTCAGCTTCCACGACCAGGCCGACCTTCCTGAGACAGAAGACTTCCAAGCCGGGCTCTACGTGGCTGAGTCTCCACAGCCCCAGGAGGCTGAGGCTGTGAGCCTGGGCCGGCTGAGCGACAAGAGCAGTACCAGCGAGACCTCCCTGGGCGAGGAGCGGGTTGCAGACGAGGGGGGTATCCCTGTGGACAAGAGTAGCGTCAGGTCAGGGGACAGCAGCCAGGACTTGAAGCAaagtgagggctcagaagaggaagaggaggaggaggaggaagactgtGTGgtgttggaggaggaggaggtggagcaGGACGAGGTCACTGGGGAATCTGAGCTCACTCTGTCCGACACGGTGCTATCTATGGAGACAGTTGTGGCTGGTGGCGGTGGGGGAGACGAGGAAGAAGAGGAACCACTGACCGAGCAGTCAGAAGGCAAAGAACAGAAGATCCTCCTTG ATACAGCCTGCAAGATGGTTCGCTGGCTGTCGGCCAAGCTTGGCCCCACAGTGGCCTCTCGCCACGTGGCCCGGAACCTGCTCCGCCTGCTGACGTCATGTTATGTTG GGCCCACTGGGCAGCAGTTCACGGTGAGCAGTGGCGAAAGCCCCCCACTGAGTGCCGGCAACATCTACCAGAAGAGGCCAGTACTAGGCGACATAGTATCGGGGCCTGTGCTCAGCTGCCTCCTCCACATCGCCCACCTGTATGGGGAGCCCGTCCTTACCTATCAGTACCTGCCCTACATCAGCTACCTG GTGGCCCCAGGTAGCTCCTCAGGCCCCAGCCGACTGAACAGCCGTAAGGAGGCAGGGCTGCTGGCCGCAGTGACACTGACTCAGAAGATCATCGTGTACCTCTCAGACACCACCCTCATGGACATCCTGCCCCGGATCAGCCACGAGGTCTTGCTGCCCGTGCTCAGCTTCCTCACATCCCTCGTCACAGG GTTCCCAAGTGGGGCCCAGGCCCGGACTGTGCTGTGTATGAAAACCATCAGCCTCATCGCCCTTATCTGCCTGCGTATCGGACAGGAGATGGTCCAGCAGCACCTGAGTGAGCCCGTGGCCACCTTCTTTCAAGTCTTCTCTCAGCTGCATGAGCTTCAGCAGCAG GATCTGAAGCTGGATCCCGCAGGCCACAGTGAGGGCCAGCTGCCGGAGGTGGCTCTCTCTGATGGGCAGCAGCGGCCCGTGGACCCCATTGTGCTGGACGAGCTGCAGAAGGTGTTCACCTTGGAGATGGCATACACGATCTACGTGCCCTTCTCCTGCCTGTTGG GTGACATCATCCGGAAAATCATCCCCAACCATGAGCTAGTTGGGGAGCTGGCGGGGCTGTATTTGGAGAGCATCAGCCCAAGCAGGCGCAACCCTGCCAGTGTGGAGCCCACCGTGCCCAGCACCAGCCCTGAGTGGGACCCTCAGGGTGGGGTCTTCCCCCAGGATGATGGCCACTCAGGAACCTTTGGGAGTGTCCTGATTGGGAATCGCATCCAGATCCCCAATGACTCTCAGCCTGAGAGCCCGGGCCCCCTGGGCCCCATCtctggggtgggtggtgggggccTAAGCAGCAGAAGCGAGGACAACGCCCTGAAGCAGGAGCTTCCGCGGAGTGCCCATGGACTGAGTGGGAACTGGCTGGCGTACTGGCAGTATGAGATTGGTGTGAGCCAGCAGGATGCCCACTTCCACTTCCACCAGATCCGCCTGCAGAGCTTCCCCGGCCACTCAGGGGCTGTCAAGTGTTTGGCGCCCCTGAGCAACGAGGACTTCTTCCTGAGTGGCAGCAAGGATCGTACTGTGCGCCTCTGGCCACTGTACAACTATGGCGATGGTACCAGTGAGACAGCCCCACGCCTTGTCTACACCCAGCATCGCAAGAGTGTCTTCTATGTGGGCCAGCTTGAGGCCCTGCAATATGTGGTGAGCTGTGATGGGTCTGTGCACGTCTGGGACCCCTTCACAG GGAAGACTCTCCGCACAGTGGAGCCGTTGGACAGCCGGGTGCCCCTGACCGCTGTGGTTGTCATGCCTGCCCCCCACACCAGCATCACCATGGCAAGCTCTGACTCTACCCTGCGCTTTGTGGACTGCAGGAAGCCTGGCCTGCAG GCGGTGGAGGGCAGTGTCCTGGTCAGCTCCTCCTCTGACCACTCCTTGACCGTCTGGAAGGAGCTGGAGCAGAAGCCCACGCACCACTACAAATCAGCATCTGATCCCATCCACACCTTCGACCTGTACGGCAGTGAGGTGGTCACTGGTACCGTGGCCAACAAGATTGGCGTCTGCTCCCTGCTTGAGCCACCCTCCCAGGCCACCACGAAGCTCAGCTCTGAGAACTTCCGCGGCACGCTCACCAGTCTGGCCTTACTGCCCACCAAACGCCACCTCCTGCTGGGCTCAGACAATGGGGTCATCCGCCTCCTGGCATAG